The DNA window caCCCATGCATTTTTGCGTAACTCTATATCTAATTGGTGTGGTAAGTAGTACCCTCCCTCGCTTAAACTCATGATTATGCAAATAATTGGTCTAGCAAAATATTGCTTTTATGAAATAAAGGTGATGCCATAATTTTGCATTTGTATTTGAAAATTGTTCACATGACCATGCATTGTTGTTACAAACTTAAAGAAAATAGTCACTTTTAAAGACCGATATGTCTCCATGCCTTATAAAAGTATATCGAAGAAACACTTTAGGAAactattttctaattctaacaTTAATACATCTGATTTGTCTTAACTTTAACAGGGATAAATCATGGGTTTGATGGAATGAACTCAAGAAAGAATCTCTACAAGTATGCTGGACCAAGAACTTTGATAGCACTTGGAAGATTAGAATCAAACGAAAAATCCACTACCAAGGACAACAACGATGATCTCGCCCCAAATCATGGGAGCCTGACCACTAGCAAAACAAGCACACTCTATGTTAGGACAAGGACTCAGCAGATCCCTGAAAAATTGCCATCTAATGAAGAACTCACTACCTATGATTATCCCTGTCCCCACCCAAACCATCCTTGTTTAGCATCATGAGCAATAACCTATGTTATTATAtggcttttttttaatataccttgagttaccaaaaattttagtgtaaaattatacCTTAAGGTACGATAAATTTTTACGCTGAAAAATAGAATATcttaaggtatttttcaaGGTCGATAAAAAAAGTCGTTACTACGTGTGTAAGAATGCTGAACTAatgatatattcataaatacaAGAATCAATAAACATGCGTCCTTCAGCTTGATGGCATACATTTAACTTGTTGTGACATTGAATAAATAAGAGTAAAATCTTATtgttaaattcatttttaatcaCTGTTCTTGGCCAATCTGCCTCTGTCGAACACAAATCAGAGCGCCGACATggccggctccgccgccgcggccgtcttctcctcctcctgccacAGGAATGGCGCCTCGGCGTTGGCGTCGCTGCAGTAGAGGCACGGGTGCTGCTCGAACTCCTGATCGCTCAGCACCTTCCTGGCCATGGTCACCAGCTCCCGGTTGCTCACCGGCTCCGGGTGCGACGCCAGCACGGTCTGTATCGCGTTGCTGAACGCCCCGCACGCCTTgccgccccccgccgccgcctcgtcgtcctccggcacgtcggccgacgtctcGTCCGTCTGGCACCCGCTCAGCAGGATGCCGTCGTCGGGGCGCGCCGGCTGTTTGCCGTCGTGGTCGTGGTCGTGGAACTTGGCGCTGGCGTCCGTGCCGAAGAGCGTGAGGAGGTGTTCGGCGACGTGGTGCGCGGCGTCGATGCCCGAGACGCCGGAGAGGTGGTCGATGACGGCGCTGTACGGTAGGAAccgggcggtggcgccgcgcGTGGAATCAGCAGCAGCGGCCGGTGCACCGCCGGACAGGACGGAGGGGCCGATCTGCTCCTTCTCGAGGTCGATGAGGCCGCCGCTGTGGCACGAGTCCGACACCATGGTGAAGCTCGCGCCGTGCGGCACCAGGTCAACGAGCCGCCGGAAGTCGACGTCGGTGATGAGGTTGAAGTCGCAGGGCACGATAGCCTCGTCGCactcgccgtggccgccgtgGCGCCCCTTCACCGGCGGGACGAGCGTGCCGTGGCCGCTGTAGTGGAAGAAGAGCacgtccccggccgccgcgcgggcGACCATGCCGGCCAGCGCGCGCTTGATGTTGGCGCCGGTGGGGAGCACCGGCGAGCCGCGGTCGTCGGTGAGAACGGCGACGTCGCCCGGCGCGAAGCCGAAGCGGGCGACGAGGATGTCGCGCATGGCGACGACGTCGTTGATGCAGCCCTTGAGCTCGTTGGGCGTGCCGGCGTAGTTGCAGCCGACCAACGTGGCCAGCTTCTTCTTGCCACCCTGAGCCATGGCCTAACTGCCTAATTAGTGTGtgattaattatgcaaatGAGCAGGATGAAGAAGAGATCGCCACTGAACTGAACTCGCCGTGCAAAAATCTTTTGATAGCTATCAGAGATATATAGATGCATTGGCTTCGGATTGTTGCTTGTGATTACAAGAAACATTCTTGTGGTTGAGTAAAGCAACAGATTAACCATTTCTGCTATCTATTTTCTGCAGTCCTGAATATCGATCCATCAATCATATACCCTGTGATCAATTGGTGATTATGGTACAACTCCTGGATTGCTGGGCAATGCATGGGTTAATTTGGAGATCCAACACCGTACGCATGGAACAAGTTCCAGTCCCCTGCGTTCCTTTGGAGCAGGAGAGGCATGAAACAAGGGCTCTGCTCTGCATTCCTTCCTTGGAAGCAGGGGAGAGACAGGCTTGCGTGCAAGAAATGTGGAAGCTAAAATTAGTTGCCAGTTTACCACTGCCTTTAAGTCCGCATCCACGCAATATAATCTCTAATCCATCACCATTAATACACAGGGATGCATTGCAACATCACGTGAGAGTCGAGTTTATATCCAAAGGTATcagaattttacactaaaatttttgatgcCTTGGGGTAATTTTTAAGGACGATAGAAAAAGCCCACAGACACAGTATATATGTTCACCCACAGACTGTGCCCGTCCCAAAAGCTAGTTAATTAGCCTGAATAATTGATTTTACAACACTGGTCTTCATGGAAGAAACATTTTAGACAAACAATCTCATGCACACTAATTTTATGATGGCGAAGAGGGATCATATATTTCCATGTACAACAACAACTTGAATCAAACATCCCAGCAAACCACAATATAGTGCAGTTTTGCACCATTATTCTGTTGCTTGGGGGTGTttcagcttcttcttcttcaattGATTGTGTTTTAATTTGGTATTGCCAGGAACGGCTTGAAGGTCAGCACAAGTCCAACTAATTCAATCAAATTCAGAATAAAGAATATCATTTGATCCCCTGCATCATCAATGAAATATATCTGATATTAGCACCTTCAAGGATACAATACATTTACAATTGCACTATAAAATACATAGATGTCAACAGAAGCTATAGTTTCTAActtgtaaataaattatatacctGGAAAGAAGGCTGCATTTTGGCGTTTTTGGGTCCAAGAGAACCTAAACAATTCATGAATAAGATATTCATCACACATTTGCTTCAAAACTCTATagtaatttttatacaaattaaaCGTAAAATTATTCCTATAATTGTGATTTGATAATCCATAAACTTTGCTTATGTAACTCTGTGTTGGACTTAGGGATTATTAGGAGTCATAATATAATAAGATTGGTATGCtctgtaatatatattttcatgctCAACCCTTTGGTGttcaagaaaattttgataagttGCAATAATACTCACAGAGCGCCTGCTCCTGCTGGAGCAATTGCCTTGAAGAAGGACATTGCTGTTGTAGATATACCATTCGCAGCACCTCTTTGACTTTGTGACTATTGTTtggaataaatttaattaaataaaattgttaatattgagaaaataaaatggaaggTTGACTTGATACTTGCCACTGCATTATTTTGAAGTAGGGAAGTGCCTGTT is part of the Oryza brachyantha chromosome 11, ObraRS2, whole genome shotgun sequence genome and encodes:
- the LOC102715811 gene encoding metacaspase-9: MAQGGKKKLATLVGCNYAGTPNELKGCINDVVAMRDILVARFGFAPGDVAVLTDDRGSPVLPTGANIKRALAGMVARAAAGDVLFFHYSGHGTLVPPVKGRHGGHGECDEAIVPCDFNLITDVDFRRLVDLVPHGASFTMVSDSCHSGGLIDLEKEQIGPSVLSGGAPAAAADSTRGATARFLPYSAVIDHLSGVSGIDAAHHVAEHLLTLFGTDASAKFHDHDHDGKQPARPDDGILLSGCQTDETSADVPEDDEAAAGGGKACGAFSNAIQTVLASHPEPVSNRELVTMARKVLSDQEFEQHPCLYCSDANAEAPFLWQEEEKTAAAAEPAMSAL